One region of Pseudoalteromonas galatheae genomic DNA includes:
- the pseC gene encoding UDP-4-amino-4,6-dideoxy-N-acetyl-beta-L-altrosamine transaminase yields the protein MIPYGRQDINQDDIDAVIEVLKSDWLTQGPKVQDFELKVAQHCNVEHAIACNSATSALHIACLALEIGPDDIVWTSPVSFVASSNCALYCGASIDFVDIDTQTGNMSIQALTKKLEQSRSENKLPKAIIPVHLAGQPCDMYEIAELSKKYGFKVIEDASHAIGANYKGEPVGNCKYSDICVFSFHPVKIITSAEGGMLTTKHRQLAHRAKSFRSHGITSDPKELVQQSHGPWYYEQQSLGFNYRLTDIQAALGLSQMSRLEDFVTRRNQLAEIYNDNLPKQFCHLTRLSNRRSSYHLYIVLLPEGLDQKYVVTHLRDKGVFAHVHYIPIHLQPFYQSLGFKKGDFPNAEAYYQRAITLPLHPNLTTQDIAYISSILSELL from the coding sequence ATGATCCCATATGGCAGACAAGATATTAATCAAGATGATATAGATGCTGTCATTGAAGTTCTAAAGTCAGACTGGCTAACCCAAGGCCCTAAAGTTCAAGATTTTGAGTTAAAAGTTGCGCAACACTGCAATGTTGAACATGCTATCGCATGTAATAGTGCTACTTCAGCTTTGCACATAGCGTGCTTAGCGTTAGAAATCGGTCCAGATGATATCGTTTGGACTTCACCAGTCTCATTTGTAGCAAGTAGTAACTGTGCCCTATATTGCGGTGCAAGCATCGACTTTGTTGATATAGACACCCAAACGGGTAATATGTCGATTCAAGCTTTAACAAAAAAACTTGAGCAATCAAGATCTGAAAATAAATTGCCCAAAGCTATCATTCCAGTGCACCTTGCAGGTCAGCCTTGCGATATGTATGAAATTGCTGAACTGTCGAAAAAATATGGATTTAAAGTAATAGAGGATGCCTCCCACGCTATCGGTGCGAATTACAAAGGGGAACCTGTAGGAAACTGCAAATACAGTGATATTTGCGTATTTAGCTTTCATCCAGTAAAGATTATCACAAGTGCTGAAGGAGGCATGCTTACAACTAAGCATCGACAACTAGCACACAGAGCTAAGTCATTTAGAAGCCACGGTATTACCTCTGATCCAAAGGAATTAGTCCAGCAAAGTCACGGTCCTTGGTATTATGAACAGCAATCTTTAGGCTTTAATTATCGACTGACAGATATACAAGCTGCTCTCGGTCTAAGTCAAATGTCGCGCCTAGAAGATTTTGTCACTCGGCGAAACCAGTTGGCTGAGATTTACAATGATAATTTGCCTAAACAGTTTTGCCATTTAACTCGGCTATCTAATCGTCGCTCCTCTTATCACCTTTATATCGTGCTGCTACCTGAAGGCTTGGACCAAAAATACGTGGTCACACATTTACGCGATAAGGGAGTGTTTGCACACGTCCATTATATCCCGATTCATTTACAGCCGTTTTACCAATCTCTCGGATTTAAAAAAGGTGATTTTCCCAATGCGGAAGCGTACTACCAACGTGCCATTACTTTGCCTCTACACCCTAATTTGACAACACAAGATATTGCTTATATCTCATCCATATTATCGGAGCTATTATGA
- the pseB gene encoding UDP-N-acetylglucosamine 4,6-dehydratase (inverting) has protein sequence MFDNKTILITGGTGSFGKKYVKTLLERYKPKKIIIFSRDELKQFEMQQEFNQRCMRYFIGDVRDKDRLRRAMQGVNYVIHAAALKQVPAAEYNPMECIKTNINGAENVIEAALDNDVEKVIALSTDKAANPINLYGATKLASDKLFVAANNIAGGHKTLFSVVRYGNVVCSRGSVVPVFQKFIDEGKDHIPITHPEMTRFWISLQQGVDFVLKNFERMLGGEIFVPKIPSIKITDLATAMAPNLPQKIIGIRPGEKLHEVMCPADLCFDTFEYDDHFVIAPGIKFSSRSNDFTINAIGEKGHPVSTNFEFNSLDNPDYMSVEEILAFNIEAIK, from the coding sequence ATGTTTGATAATAAAACCATTTTAATAACCGGCGGCACAGGCTCTTTTGGCAAAAAATATGTAAAAACTTTGCTCGAGAGATACAAGCCTAAAAAAATCATTATCTTTTCTCGAGATGAGTTGAAACAGTTTGAGATGCAACAAGAGTTTAATCAACGCTGCATGCGATACTTTATCGGCGATGTACGAGATAAAGATAGGCTACGAAGAGCAATGCAGGGCGTCAACTACGTCATTCATGCCGCTGCGTTGAAACAAGTTCCTGCTGCTGAATATAATCCTATGGAGTGTATTAAAACCAATATTAATGGGGCTGAAAATGTGATTGAAGCCGCTTTAGATAATGATGTAGAAAAAGTAATCGCACTTTCTACAGATAAAGCTGCTAATCCAATTAATTTATACGGTGCTACGAAACTCGCATCAGATAAACTTTTCGTCGCTGCGAATAATATTGCAGGTGGACATAAAACTCTTTTTTCCGTTGTCCGTTATGGCAATGTTGTCTGCTCCAGAGGCTCTGTAGTTCCTGTCTTTCAAAAGTTCATTGATGAAGGTAAAGATCACATTCCTATCACACACCCTGAAATGACCCGTTTTTGGATAAGCTTGCAGCAAGGGGTTGACTTTGTACTGAAGAATTTTGAACGGATGCTAGGTGGTGAAATCTTCGTTCCAAAGATACCTTCCATAAAGATTACGGATTTGGCGACCGCAATGGCCCCCAACTTACCACAGAAAATTATTGGTATACGTCCAGGCGAAAAACTTCACGAAGTAATGTGTCCTGCAGACTTATGCTTTGATACTTTTGAATATGACGATCATTTCGTTATCGCTCCGGGTATAAAGTTTAGTAGTCGAAGTAACGACTTTACGATCAACGCAATTGGCGAAAAAGGCCACCCTGTTAGTACTAACTTCGAATTTAACTCTCTCGATAACCCTGATTATATGTCTGTTGAAGAAATATTGGCATTTAACATTGAGGCAATTAAATGA
- a CDS encoding flagellin N-terminal helical domain-containing protein, whose amino-acid sequence MKIQSQSTAFFNRTEQTANKLNQQLASGKKVNSAADDAAALQIINRLTSQQDGYSQSIRNAYDGISYSQTADSALSGVNDAVSRIRELSIQSGNGALTDSDRQALQEEVSQLQTQISETFENTTFGGAQIFDGESRSFQVGPDANTTQSLQQTDGGFASAILSVDISTQAGAQAAIDTADTVSEDLNSQRAELGAFENAVSSAIRSASNQRENIAASQSRIQDTDYAQAVSEQVANDILSQASIALRGQANQSASSVLGLL is encoded by the coding sequence ATGAAAATCCAATCACAAAGTACTGCTTTTTTTAATCGCACGGAGCAGACTGCTAATAAACTCAATCAACAGCTGGCTTCTGGTAAGAAGGTTAATTCTGCTGCGGACGATGCGGCGGCTTTGCAGATCATTAATCGTTTGACGTCTCAACAAGATGGCTATAGTCAATCTATTCGTAACGCATATGATGGTATCTCGTATTCGCAAACTGCTGACTCGGCATTATCGGGTGTGAATGATGCGGTTTCCCGAATTAGAGAATTATCGATTCAATCCGGTAATGGGGCGTTGACAGATAGTGATCGTCAGGCATTGCAAGAGGAAGTATCGCAGTTGCAAACGCAAATCAGCGAAACGTTTGAAAATACTACATTTGGCGGCGCACAAATTTTTGACGGTGAGTCTCGTAGTTTTCAGGTAGGCCCCGATGCTAACACGACCCAGTCGCTTCAGCAGACTGATGGTGGCTTTGCCAGTGCAATATTGAGTGTAGACATATCGACGCAAGCGGGCGCACAAGCTGCCATTGATACGGCAGACACAGTCTCTGAGGATTTAAACAGCCAACGTGCTGAGCTTGGCGCATTTGAAAATGCGGTATCTAGTGCAATTCGCTCTGCAAGTAACCAACGTGAGAACATTGCGGCGAGCCAAAGTCGAATTCAAGACACAGATTACGCGCAAGCGGTGAGCGAGCAAGTTGCCAACGATATTTTGTCGCAAGCGTCAATTGCTTTGCGTGGTCAAGCTAACCAGTCTGCATCATCGGTACTAGGTTTATTATAA
- a CDS encoding sigma-54 dependent transcriptional regulator gives MVLILDNNNKRAIGLGAALSFVGQANEVLAEECYEAKILDNNQEPIFVLGALQSLTHETLIKSHPAVPFLLIGETLRPLLALPNVIGLITEPFGQEVTMQLLHDCQQYLRMLPNKENKLQNKSFDGLVGETEAVKNVRFLISQVAKTDANVLILGESGTGKEVVARNVHLLSKRAQGPFVPVNCGAIPGELLESELFGHEKGAFTGAISARKGRFELAQGGTLFLDEIGDMPLQMQVKLLRVLQERTYERVGGTKPIQADVRVIAATHRNLETMIEDGKFREDLFYRLNVFPIENPSLNERAEDIALLLKELTRRVNEQTGNSVKFTDRAVDSLKSHAWPGNIRELANLVERMVIMFPDKVVDVTDLPQKYRYIEVEAFEPEYPEELLEKDAFNELFSDGFSDDEEDMVAEDFAPQASNVGILPDEGIELKEYLAELEIDLITQALERYDYVVARAAEILGVRRTTLVEKMKKYNLNRD, from the coding sequence ATGGTCTTGATCTTAGATAACAACAACAAAAGAGCGATCGGATTAGGTGCGGCACTTAGTTTTGTCGGTCAAGCAAATGAAGTGCTGGCTGAAGAGTGTTATGAAGCCAAGATCCTTGATAACAACCAAGAACCAATTTTTGTGTTAGGCGCTTTGCAAAGCTTAACACACGAGACGTTAATAAAATCTCATCCCGCCGTCCCGTTTCTGTTAATAGGTGAAACACTCAGGCCGCTACTTGCATTACCGAATGTGATAGGACTCATCACAGAACCCTTCGGACAAGAAGTGACAATGCAATTGCTACATGACTGCCAGCAATACTTACGTATGCTACCAAACAAAGAAAACAAGCTGCAAAATAAGAGTTTTGATGGTTTAGTTGGGGAAACCGAAGCGGTTAAAAACGTTCGCTTCTTGATTTCTCAAGTGGCTAAAACCGACGCCAATGTCCTTATTTTGGGTGAATCGGGAACTGGTAAGGAAGTGGTTGCACGTAACGTGCACTTATTGTCTAAACGTGCTCAAGGACCATTTGTGCCTGTTAACTGTGGTGCTATCCCTGGTGAGCTGTTAGAAAGCGAGCTTTTTGGTCATGAAAAAGGCGCGTTTACTGGCGCGATTTCAGCCAGAAAAGGGCGCTTTGAACTGGCGCAAGGAGGGACGCTTTTTCTCGATGAAATCGGTGATATGCCACTGCAAATGCAGGTGAAATTGTTACGAGTTTTGCAAGAACGTACCTATGAACGAGTAGGGGGCACAAAGCCTATTCAGGCGGATGTTCGTGTGATTGCGGCGACTCACCGTAATCTTGAAACCATGATTGAAGACGGCAAGTTTCGCGAAGACTTATTTTATAGACTCAATGTATTCCCGATTGAAAACCCCTCCCTAAACGAGCGCGCGGAAGATATTGCGCTACTGCTAAAAGAGTTAACACGTAGAGTAAATGAACAAACGGGCAATTCGGTTAAGTTTACTGACAGAGCCGTAGATAGCTTAAAGTCGCACGCTTGGCCTGGGAATATTCGAGAGCTTGCAAACCTTGTGGAACGAATGGTGATTATGTTCCCGGACAAGGTTGTCGATGTGACGGATTTACCACAAAAATACCGCTACATAGAAGTCGAAGCGTTTGAGCCTGAGTATCCAGAAGAACTATTAGAAAAAGATGCGTTTAATGAACTATTTAGCGATGGCTTTAGTGACGACGAAGAGGACATGGTAGCGGAAGATTTTGCGCCGCAAGCATCGAATGTTGGCATACTGCCAGATGAAGGGATAGAGTTAAAAGAATATTTGGCAGAGCTTGAAATTGATTTGATCACTCAAGCTTTAGAGCGCTACGATTATGTGGTTGCAAGAGCTGCAGAAATATTGGGTGTTCGCCGTACAACATTAGTTGAGAAGATGAAAAAGTATAATCTCAACCGTGATTGA
- a CDS encoding DNA-3-methyladenine glycosylase I yields the protein MTIRCGWVDESKPDYVEYHDKEWGRPVLDDQSLFEFITLESAQAGLSWYTILKKREGYRKAFHNFDVHKVSQMTEQDVERLLAFDGIIRNRAKIAATINNAKRFIEIQQEFGSFARYQWQFVNYKPVINPMRDKHDAVATSELSDKFAKDLKKRGFKFLGSTTVYAHMQACGMVNDHADNCFCKQTIIASYQDFDFTRL from the coding sequence ATGACAATACGATGCGGCTGGGTGGACGAAAGTAAACCTGATTATGTTGAATATCATGATAAGGAATGGGGAAGGCCCGTACTGGACGACCAGAGTTTGTTTGAGTTTATTACATTGGAATCTGCGCAAGCTGGCCTAAGCTGGTATACCATCTTGAAAAAACGTGAAGGCTATAGAAAAGCATTCCACAATTTTGATGTACACAAAGTGAGCCAGATGACAGAGCAAGATGTGGAACGGTTATTAGCATTTGACGGAATTATCAGAAACCGCGCAAAAATCGCAGCAACAATAAATAACGCTAAGCGATTTATTGAAATTCAGCAAGAGTTTGGCAGCTTTGCAAGATACCAGTGGCAATTTGTTAATTACAAGCCTGTTATCAACCCCATGCGTGACAAACACGATGCCGTTGCCACCAGTGAACTCAGCGACAAATTTGCCAAAGACTTAAAAAAACGTGGATTTAAGTTTTTAGGCTCAACGACCGTGTATGCACATATGCAAGCATGCGGCATGGTTAACGACCATGCCGATAACTGTTTTTGCAAACAAACCATTATTGCCAGTTATCAAGACTTTGATTTTACTAGACTTTAA
- a CDS encoding sensor histidine kinase, translated as MALAHVINPQFVPTTNRYNPCLLQEAYVGELSDLRQQASWLSHLVDTMPAGVVVLDGQGMIAKANQIAMDMLGEPLEGEKWFSIIQRSFRPQQDDGHEVSLKDGRRIKLDITALTPEPGQLILMTDLTETRRLQSRVAHMQRLSALGKMVASLAHQVRTPLSAAMLYGANLGAANLPSASREKFHDKLMSRLKDLESQVNDMLLFAKSGEQQVVERVSMQQLLSEVKAGADAMVELNQAKLEAFLPEPDIEILGNRTALASAIQNLIHNSIQIIGSAAHIELNAEREPCGEYVRISVVDNGPGIDETLVDKLFEPFFTTKSQGTGLGLAVVNSVANAHKGFAQADNVEGKGARFSLVLPLIEAEEL; from the coding sequence ATGGCATTAGCACATGTTATTAATCCACAATTTGTACCAACGACGAATCGCTACAATCCCTGTTTGCTGCAAGAAGCCTATGTCGGTGAATTAAGCGACCTTAGGCAGCAGGCGAGTTGGTTAAGTCACCTTGTTGATACTATGCCTGCAGGTGTCGTGGTACTCGATGGTCAAGGTATGATTGCCAAGGCAAATCAAATCGCGATGGATATGTTGGGTGAACCACTCGAAGGCGAAAAGTGGTTTAGTATTATTCAGCGTTCATTTCGACCACAGCAGGACGACGGTCATGAAGTCTCTCTTAAAGATGGCAGAAGAATTAAGCTAGATATTACCGCGCTAACACCAGAACCTGGCCAGCTCATTTTGATGACAGATCTCACCGAGACGCGCAGGCTTCAAAGTCGTGTTGCGCATATGCAAAGATTGAGTGCATTGGGAAAAATGGTCGCTTCACTGGCCCACCAAGTGCGTACGCCGTTATCGGCTGCGATGTTATATGGTGCAAACCTAGGTGCAGCTAACCTTCCTTCGGCTTCTCGAGAAAAGTTTCATGACAAGTTGATGTCTCGCCTAAAAGACTTAGAAAGCCAAGTTAATGACATGCTGTTGTTCGCTAAAAGTGGTGAACAACAAGTCGTTGAGCGAGTGTCAATGCAACAGTTATTGAGTGAAGTCAAAGCGGGTGCTGACGCTATGGTTGAGCTTAACCAAGCAAAGCTGGAAGCATTTTTACCCGAGCCAGATATTGAAATATTAGGTAATCGTACTGCGCTTGCAAGTGCGATCCAAAACCTGATCCACAACAGTATTCAAATTATTGGCAGTGCGGCACACATTGAACTTAATGCAGAGCGCGAGCCGTGTGGCGAGTATGTACGTATCTCAGTTGTTGATAATGGGCCTGGCATTGATGAAACCTTAGTAGACAAGTTGTTTGAACCATTTTTTACAACTAAGTCGCAGGGGACTGGGCTAGGACTTGCGGTGGTTAATTCGGTTGCTAACGCGCATAAAGGGTTTGCGCAGGCAGACAATGTTGAAGGTAAGGGTGCGCGTTTTAGCTTGGTACTACCACTAATTGAGGCGGAGGAACTATGA
- a CDS encoding sigma-54-dependent transcriptional regulator produces the protein MSNRVLVVEDDAGLREALIDTLQLSNIECVEASCAEQAVLLLKQETFSLVVSDVQMGAMSGLDLLKTIKLNYPELPVLMMTAYATIDDAVEAMRLGAIDYMAKPFAPEVLLNMVGRYLPEKEKETDGPIVADPKSIKLLELAAKVAKSDASVMVLGPSGSGKEVLARYIHDKSDRADEPFIAINCAAIPENMLEATLFGYEKGAFTGAIQACPGKFEQAQKGTILLDEITEMDLGLQAKLLRVLQEREVERLGSRKTISLDVRVLATSNRDLKEAVDDGVFREDLYYRLNVFPLEWLPLKDRAGDIAVLAEHLLVRHTQKAGKSTPILSSGAKRKLSSHTWPGNVRELDNVIQRALILFQGNEIQEDDIFIENFSPMALVESSPTVNHEASVLMERSQSDDEIISYKDELQDKEHQIILDTLAKFNGKRKEVAEVLGMSPRTLRYKLAKMRDLGIALPA, from the coding sequence ATGAGTAACAGAGTTTTAGTTGTTGAAGATGATGCTGGTTTAAGAGAAGCACTCATTGATACATTGCAGCTTTCAAATATTGAGTGCGTAGAAGCAAGTTGTGCGGAACAAGCCGTTTTATTGCTAAAGCAGGAAACCTTTTCTTTGGTGGTGAGTGACGTGCAAATGGGTGCCATGAGTGGACTTGACTTATTAAAGACTATTAAACTCAACTATCCAGAATTACCAGTATTGATGATGACAGCATACGCAACCATTGATGATGCGGTTGAAGCGATGAGATTGGGCGCTATCGACTATATGGCCAAGCCATTTGCACCTGAAGTGTTGCTCAATATGGTTGGTCGTTATTTACCTGAGAAGGAAAAAGAGACTGACGGCCCCATTGTTGCCGATCCAAAGAGTATTAAACTACTTGAACTGGCTGCAAAAGTAGCTAAGTCGGATGCCAGCGTTATGGTACTTGGGCCAAGCGGTTCAGGTAAAGAAGTGTTGGCTCGCTATATTCACGATAAATCAGATAGAGCAGACGAGCCTTTTATCGCAATTAACTGCGCTGCAATTCCAGAGAATATGCTTGAAGCAACCTTATTTGGCTACGAAAAAGGGGCGTTTACAGGTGCCATTCAAGCGTGTCCTGGAAAATTTGAGCAAGCGCAAAAGGGAACCATTTTGCTTGATGAGATCACTGAGATGGATTTGGGCTTACAAGCAAAACTACTTCGTGTGCTACAAGAGCGTGAGGTAGAGCGTCTAGGCAGCAGAAAAACCATTTCACTGGATGTCAGAGTGTTGGCAACCAGTAACCGCGATTTAAAAGAAGCGGTGGATGATGGGGTATTTAGAGAAGATTTATATTACCGTCTCAATGTTTTCCCGCTAGAGTGGCTGCCATTGAAAGACAGAGCGGGTGATATCGCTGTGTTAGCTGAGCATTTGTTGGTAAGACATACGCAAAAAGCAGGCAAGTCAACACCTATACTAAGCAGCGGTGCAAAGCGCAAGCTCAGTTCGCACACTTGGCCAGGAAACGTACGGGAGCTAGACAACGTTATTCAACGCGCCCTAATTTTGTTCCAAGGTAATGAAATTCAAGAAGATGATATTTTTATCGAAAATTTCTCACCGATGGCTTTGGTTGAGTCATCTCCAACTGTAAACCATGAGGCATCAGTTTTAATGGAGCGCTCGCAAAGTGATGATGAGATCATTAGCTATAAAGATGAGTTACAGGATAAAGAGCACCAAATTATTTTAGATACGCTGGCAAAGTTTAATGGTAAACGTAAAGAGGTAGCGGAGGTATTGGGCATGAGCCCTCGCACACTTCGCTATAAGCTGGCGAAAATGCGAGATTTAGGGATTGCGCTACCCGCTTAA
- the fliE gene encoding flagellar hook-basal body complex protein FliE, with protein MKVQSSALFQEMQAMAAEATRNTQPSVQPVKTAASSSAQFGDLLSDALNTVHGLQQEAKQKVTAVEMGDRSVSLAEAMIAKQKSSVAFEATVQVRNKLVEAYKEIMSMPV; from the coding sequence ATGAAAGTACAATCATCAGCGCTATTTCAAGAAATGCAGGCTATGGCTGCAGAAGCGACGAGAAACACACAGCCATCAGTGCAGCCAGTAAAGACGGCAGCATCTTCGTCGGCTCAGTTTGGCGATTTACTCTCAGACGCACTTAATACAGTTCATGGCTTACAACAAGAAGCAAAACAAAAAGTCACCGCAGTTGAAATGGGTGACAGAAGCGTTTCTCTTGCAGAAGCCATGATAGCGAAACAAAAATCGTCGGTCGCTTTTGAGGCTACAGTGCAAGTTCGTAATAAACTTGTTGAGGCCTATAAAGAAATCATGAGCATGCCAGTTTAA
- the fliF gene encoding flagellar basal-body MS-ring/collar protein FliF, producing MVATNQSTDLTLSDAALNNDSGSDEQQEQKSGYFSALSGVDMLRQVTLVIALAICLAIAIFIIIWARQPDMRPLGKYPTEELVETLDFLDQQKIEYQLDGNTILVAESDYQDIKLRMARDGFTQSPSSGTDILMQDMGFGVSQRLERERLKHSREQQLARTIEELQDVNRAKVLLAIPKENVFARREKKPSATVVITLKRGKTLGGEEVDSIVDIVASAVQGLEPSRVTVTDQNGRLLNSGSQDSLAARSRKEYEIERKREQEYLEKIDSILIPTVGLGNFTAQVDLTMDFSAVEETQKRYNPDLPAVRSETTYEENNIGGLAVGIPGALTNQPPVNSNIPEIAGQGGNGQSATPSSNQKEATRNYELDTTISHKRQQTGVIRRISVSVAVDYLAKPDAEGNMAMAPRTQEELNNIRRLLQGGVGFDMQRGDALEVVTVPFVREDLTEIQEIPLWEQDWFQKTIRLVAGTLVIIVLILAVVRPMLKRLIYPDDTLEDFDEDALTSGVDLGDSTLDMLNNDFDESAVGFSSDGRLQLPDLHGDEDLLKAVRALVANEPELSSQVVKAWLTEDD from the coding sequence ATCGTGGCTACTAATCAATCAACAGATCTTACGCTTTCCGACGCAGCGCTGAATAATGACAGCGGTTCGGATGAGCAACAAGAGCAAAAATCAGGCTACTTCAGTGCGCTAAGCGGTGTTGATATGTTGCGCCAGGTTACTCTGGTTATTGCCCTTGCTATTTGTTTAGCAATCGCAATCTTTATTATCATTTGGGCGCGCCAACCAGATATGCGCCCACTTGGTAAATACCCAACAGAAGAACTCGTCGAAACGTTAGACTTTTTAGATCAACAGAAAATTGAATACCAACTCGATGGTAATACCATTTTAGTTGCTGAGTCGGACTATCAGGACATCAAACTACGGATGGCGCGTGACGGTTTTACCCAATCTCCGAGTTCTGGCACTGATATTCTGATGCAGGATATGGGTTTTGGTGTTAGCCAACGTCTTGAAAGAGAGCGCTTAAAGCATAGTCGTGAGCAACAACTTGCGAGAACAATTGAAGAGTTACAAGACGTAAACCGTGCAAAAGTGTTACTCGCAATCCCAAAAGAAAACGTCTTTGCACGTCGTGAGAAAAAGCCTTCGGCAACCGTAGTTATTACCCTTAAACGTGGTAAAACGCTTGGCGGCGAAGAGGTCGATTCAATCGTAGACATTGTGGCATCAGCGGTACAGGGCTTAGAGCCTTCACGCGTGACAGTGACTGATCAAAACGGTCGTCTACTCAACTCAGGTTCTCAAGACTCTTTGGCTGCGCGCTCGAGAAAAGAGTATGAAATTGAACGTAAACGTGAACAAGAGTATCTAGAGAAAATTGATAGCATACTGATCCCAACAGTGGGCCTTGGTAACTTTACCGCGCAGGTTGACTTAACGATGGACTTCAGCGCAGTTGAAGAAACACAAAAACGTTATAACCCTGATTTACCTGCGGTTCGCAGCGAAACAACGTATGAAGAAAATAATATTGGTGGCTTAGCTGTGGGCATTCCTGGAGCGCTGACTAATCAACCTCCTGTAAACTCAAATATCCCAGAGATTGCTGGGCAAGGCGGCAATGGTCAAAGTGCAACACCAAGCAGTAATCAAAAAGAAGCAACCCGTAACTATGAATTAGATACTACTATCAGCCATAAGCGGCAGCAAACAGGTGTTATTCGCCGGATCAGCGTGAGTGTAGCCGTTGACTATCTCGCCAAGCCTGATGCTGAAGGTAACATGGCAATGGCTCCGCGTACGCAAGAAGAGTTAAACAACATTCGTCGTTTGCTACAAGGTGGTGTGGGCTTTGATATGCAGCGAGGTGATGCATTAGAAGTGGTAACGGTACCATTTGTGCGTGAAGATCTCACCGAAATACAAGAGATACCACTTTGGGAGCAGGACTGGTTCCAAAAGACCATCCGTCTTGTTGCAGGTACCTTAGTGATCATTGTGCTAATCTTAGCGGTAGTAAGACCTATGCTTAAACGTCTAATTTACCCAGATGACACGCTTGAAGATTTTGATGAAGATGCGTTGACCAGTGGTGTAGATTTAGGCGACAGTACACTAGATATGCTAAATAACGATTTCGATGAGTCTGCGGTTGGCTTCTCTTCTGACGGTAGATTACAATTGCCAGACTTACATGGCGACGAGGACTTACTTAAAGCAGTACGTGCCTTAGTTGCTAACGAACCAGAACTCTCATCACAAGTTGTGAAAGCGTGGTTGACAGAAGATGACTGA
- the fliG gene encoding flagellar motor switch protein FliG has translation MTDQEQKQLPAAFDVDKLDGVDKAAILLLSLTEEDAAQILKHLEPKQVQKVGMAMASMDDLSQAKIAAVHNLFIEQIQSFSTIGFQSEDFIKKALTAALGEDKAASLIDQIVMGSGAKGLDSLKWMDSKQVANIIRNEHPQIQTIVLSYLEPEQSAEILSQFPEKVRLDLTMRIANLEEVQPAALQELNEIMEKQFAGQAGAQAAKMGGLKAAADIMNYLDTNVEGQLMDSIREHDEEMSQQIQDLMFVFENLMDVEDRGIQAILREVQQDVLMKAIKGADESLKDKIMKNMSKRAAEMMQDDLEAMPPVRISEVEAAQKEILATARRLADSGEIMLGGGGGEEFL, from the coding sequence ATGACTGATCAAGAACAAAAACAATTGCCCGCAGCCTTTGACGTTGACAAGCTAGACGGCGTCGACAAGGCTGCCATCTTACTGCTCAGTTTAACTGAAGAAGATGCGGCTCAGATTTTAAAACACCTAGAGCCTAAGCAAGTGCAAAAGGTTGGTATGGCGATGGCCTCCATGGACGACCTATCCCAGGCTAAAATTGCAGCTGTACACAATTTGTTTATTGAGCAGATTCAAAGCTTTAGTACGATTGGTTTCCAATCTGAAGACTTTATTAAGAAAGCACTAACCGCAGCGCTTGGTGAAGACAAAGCTGCGAGCCTTATTGATCAAATCGTTATGGGTTCTGGTGCAAAAGGCTTGGACTCGTTGAAATGGATGGATTCAAAGCAAGTTGCCAATATTATTCGTAACGAGCACCCACAGATCCAAACGATTGTATTGTCTTATCTTGAGCCAGAGCAATCCGCCGAGATTTTGTCACAATTTCCTGAGAAAGTGCGCTTAGACTTAACGATGCGTATTGCAAACTTAGAAGAAGTACAACCGGCGGCACTACAAGAACTAAACGAGATAATGGAGAAACAGTTTGCAGGTCAAGCTGGCGCACAAGCTGCGAAAATGGGTGGCTTAAAAGCTGCAGCGGATATCATGAACTACTTAGACACCAATGTCGAAGGGCAGTTGATGGACTCAATTCGAGAGCACGATGAAGAAATGTCGCAGCAAATTCAAGATCTCATGTTCGTGTTTGAGAACTTAATGGATGTTGAAGATCGAGGCATTCAGGCAATTCTGCGTGAAGTGCAACAAGACGTACTAATGAAAGCAATAAAAGGCGCTGACGAATCCTTAAAAGATAAGATCATGAAAAATATGTCCAAGCGGGCAGCTGAGATGATGCAAGACGACCTTGAGGCTATGCCACCTGTGCGGATAAGTGAAGTGGAAGCTGCACAAAAAGAAATTCTGGCAACGGCTAGACGTTTGGCTGATTCGGGTGAAATTATGCTTGGCGGCGGCGGTGGTGAGGAGTTCCTATAA